One genomic window of Corallococcus caeni includes the following:
- a CDS encoding BMA_0021/BMA_0022 family TOMM bacteriocin has product MSKKKPESKAAPAPARARPVARKPTRSAGAQGATVNDWQAVWMRAVALAWKEPEFEAALQKDPRQALKKRFDFDLPASIHLKVVPSTVKDAAADSTWKVNSAEVELHLPKKPADVADHAVALSSLTDTYGRSHCCGSPCC; this is encoded by the coding sequence TGAGCAAGAAGAAGCCGGAGTCGAAGGCCGCGCCCGCGCCCGCACGGGCCCGCCCGGTGGCTCGCAAGCCCACGCGGAGCGCGGGGGCCCAGGGCGCCACGGTGAATGACTGGCAGGCCGTGTGGATGCGCGCCGTCGCGCTGGCGTGGAAGGAGCCGGAGTTCGAGGCGGCGCTCCAGAAGGACCCGCGTCAGGCCCTCAAGAAGCGCTTCGACTTCGACCTGCCGGCCAGCATCCACCTGAAGGTCGTCCCCTCCACCGTGAAGGACGCGGCGGCGGACAGCACCTGGAAGGTGAACAGCGCGGAGGTGGAGCTGCACCTGCCGAAGAAGCCGGCCGACGTGGCCGACCACGCCGTGGCCCTCTCCAGCCTCACCGACACCTACGGCCGCTCGCACTGCTGCGGCAGCCCCTGCTGCTGA